DNA from Streptomyces sp. Edi4:
GTGGTCGGGGGAGGTCCTGGAGGACTCTTCCTCGCCAGGCTCCTGATGCTGCGGGGGATCGCCCGCCAGGTCACCGTGCACGAGCGCGACGCCCCGGACGCCACCTTCGGATTCGGGGTGGTCTTCTCCGACCGCACGATGTCCGCCTTCGAGCGGGCCGACCCCGTGACCCACCGCAGGATCGCGGAGGCCGGCGTCGCCTGGACCGACATGGAACTGCGCCACCGGGGGCGGGCGCTGCGCTACGGCGGGTACGGGTTCACCGCCGTGTCCCGCAAGACGCTGCTCGCCGTCCTCCAGGAGCAGGCCGCCGACGCGGGGGCCGAGCTCCGTTTCGAGGAGCGGGCCGACGCTCTCGCGCTGATCGACGGGCACGACCTGGTGGTGGCGGCCGACGGCGCCAACTCCGCCACCCGAGGCGCCCTCGCCGACCGTTTCGGCACCCGCGCGACGCCGGGCGCCGGCAAGTACGTCTGGTTCGGCACCCGGGCGCCGTTCGAGGTGGTGACCTTCCCGTTCGTCCAGACCGCGTTCGGCGCCTTCGCCGCGCACGCCTATCCCTACGGCGAGGGGCTGCACTCCTTCATCGTCGAGACCGACGAGGCGACCTGGCGGGCGGCGGGTCTTGAGACCTCGACGGAGCGGGCCGCCGCACCGGGCGTCAGCGACCCCTACGCCCAAGAGCTCATGGAGCAGGTCTTCGCCGAAGAGCTCCAGGGCCACCCGCTCCTGGTCAACAACAGCAAATGGGCCACCTTCCGCCACATCACCAACCGTGCGTGGTCGCACCGCAACCTCGTCCTGCTCGGCGACGCCGCCCACACCGCGCACTTCTCCGTCGGCTCGGGCACCAAGATGGCGATGGAGGACGCCATCGGGCTCGCCGCGGAGCTCGCGGCGAGGGGCGCGGGCGTAGGCGGTGAAGGCAGTGAAGGCGTCGAGAGCGCCCTCGCGCGCTACGAGAGGCGCCGCCGCCCCGAGACCGAGCGCACCCAGCGCTGGGCCCTGCCCAGCATGCGCTGGTGGGAGACGTTCGGATCCCGGATGGACCGGGACGCCGACCGCTTCGGATTCCACTTCCTGACCCGCACCGACGCGATCGGCCTCGCGGGGCTGCGCCGCCGCCACCCCGAGCGGATCGCGGCCGCCGAGGAGGCCTACGCCCACGACGCGCCACGCACCGAAACCCCCGCCCCGGGCGGCCACGCGCTCGGCGCGCCGCTGAACCTCGGCGGCGCCCTCCTGCGCAACCGGCTCATCACCGTCGCCGGGGACCGCGCCGAGCGCCAGATCCGGCTGTGCGAGGGGCACTCGGTGGCCGGCAGCTCCCTGGTGCTCGCCGACTGGCGGCGCCCGGTGGGAGCCGGTGAGTGCGACGCCTGGCGCGCCGCCCTGGAACGCGTCTCCTTGGACGGCGGCGTGCTGGGTGTCGTACTGCGCGCCTTCGACACGGCGGCGGCCGACCGGGCCGAAGCCGTCGGTTTCCCCTTCGTCGAGGTCGTCCTCGACCCCATCGCCCACCCGTCCCCCGCCGAAGCCGCCGAACACGCCCTCCTGGAGCGGAAGTTCCTCGCATCGCTGCCCGCCGGATCGGCGCTGATCGCCGGTCTGCACTGCCCCGCGACCGGGGCTTACGAGAGCGACGCGCTGAGCGCGCGGGCCCTGGGCGCCGCCGAGGCGGGGGCCTGCGCCCTGCACCTTCGGGCACCCGGCGGCCTCCCCCTCGCGCACGTCCTGGAGCACGCCGACCGGATCCGCAGCGCCACCGCGCTGCCCGTGATTCTGGCCACCGACGACGGCTGGGCCCTTCAGACCCCCGCCGCGCGGAGCGAAAGCCGTCTCGCGCTGCTGCACACCGCCCTGGTGGCGGGCCGCGTCGACGCCGTCTCGGGCCACCCGCTCACGGGCCCCGGCCGCTGACCTGCGGCCTCCGCCGGCCACCCCACCGCCCCACCCGCACGGCACGCCCCATCCACCGCACAGTTGCCCCCTGGAGGAGCACGTGAACACCCCGATCGAAGGTCCCCGCGACATCCGGTCCGGTTCGGAGCCGATCGCCGTCATCGGCATGGGCTGCCGGTTCGCCGGCGGAGTGGACAGCCCCGAGTCGTTCTGGCGGCTGCTGAGCGCGGGCACGGACGCCATCACCGAGGTGCCGCCGGAGCGCTGGGCCGCCTACGAGGCCGCGTCCCCGCAGAACGCCGCCGCCCTGCGCCGCACCACCCGCAACGGCGGATTCCTCGACGACATCGAGGGGTTCGACGCGGAGTTCTTCGGGATCACCCCGCGCGAGGCCGAACTCATGGACCCCCAGCAGCGGATCGTCCTCGAGGTGTCCTGGGAGGCCCTTGAGCACGCGGGCATCGCCCCGCAGTCGCTGGCTGGCACGGACACCGGGGTGTTCGTCGGGGTGGGCTCGGACGACTACGGGCGCCGCATGCTGGAGGACCTGCCGCGCATCGAGGCGTGGACGGGCATCGGCGCCGCGTTCTGCGCGGTGGCCAACCGCGTCTCCTACACCCTTGACCTGCGCGGCTCCAGCCTCGCCGTCGACACCGCATGCTCCGCCTCGCTGGTCGCCCTCCACCTGGCCGTCCAGGCGCTGCGCGAGGGCGAGGTGCCGCTCGCGCTGGCCGGCGGCGTCAACATCATGGCGGGCCCGGGCCTGACGATGGTCCTGGACGCGGCGGGCGCCGTCTCGCCGGACGGGCGCAGCAAGTCCTTCGACGCGGCGGCCGACGGGTACGGGCGCGGCGAGGGCGCCGGTGTCGTCGTCCTGAAGCGGCTCGCCGACGCCCGGCGCGACGGGGACCGCATCCTGGCCGTCATCAAGGGCACCGCCGTCAACCAGGACGGGCGTACCAACGGCATCATGGCGCCCAGCTCACAGGCCCAGGCCCATCTGCTGCGCCGGGCCTACCGCAGCGCCGGCGTGGACCCGCTGAGCGTCGACTACGTCGAGGCGCACGGCACGGGCACCCGCGCGGGCGACCCCATCGAGACGACCGCGATGGCCGAGGTGTTCGGCGCGGGACGCCCCGTGGACCGGCCGGTACTGATCGGCTCGGTGAAGCCCAACATCGGCCACCTGGAGGCCGGGGCGGGCGTCGCGGGTCTGATCAAGGCGGTACTGGCCCTGCACCACGCGCACATCCCGCCGCAGGCCAACTTCCACACCCCCAACCCGGCCATCGACTGGGAGGCATCCCGCCTCAAGGTCGTCGCCGAACCCACCCCGTGGCCGGTGACCGGACGCCCGCGCCGCGCCGGTGTCTCCGGCTACGGATACGGCGGCACCATCGGCCACATCGTCCTGGAACAGGCCCCCGAGGACAGCGGGGACAGCGGGGACAGCGGGGAAGCCGGCCAGGAGAGCGACCTCACCCCGGCCGCCGAGGACGACGTACGCCTGTTCCCGTTGTCGGCGGCGACCGAGGCCGGTGCCCGCGCCCAGGCCGGCGCACTCGCCGACTGGCTGGAAACCGACGGCGCGAGCACCCCCCTGGACGACGTCGCCCGCACCCTCGCCGTGCACCGGCAGCACGCGCCCAGCCGCGCCGTCGTCGCCGCCCGCGGCCCCGCCGAACTGGCCACCAGACTCAGAGCCCTCGCCGAGGAGGGAGGTGAGGACGGCGTCGAGTCGGGGAGCGTGCTGGCGGCCGCCGCGCGCGGCGCCGTGTGGGTCTTCTCCGGCCACGGCTCGCAGTGGGCCGGCATGGGACGCGAACTCCTCGCGCGGGAGGCCGCCTTCGCCAAGGTGCTCGACGAGATCGACCCCGTCTTCCTCGACGAGATCGGCTTCTCGCCCCGCCAGGTGCTGCTCGACGGCGACCTGACGGACGTGGACAGGATCCAGCCGATGATCTTCGCGATGCAGGTCGCGCTCGCCGCCGTCTGGCGTGAGCGCGGTCTGGCGCCCGGCGCCGTCATCGGTCACTCGGTGGGCGAGATAGCCGCCGCCGTGGTCTGCGGCGTCCTCTCCCTGGCCGACGGCGCCCGCCTCATCTGCCGCCGCTCGGCCCTGCTCAGGCGCGTCGCGGGCAAGGGCGCCATGATCATGGTCGCGCTCCCCTTCGACGAAGTCGCCGCACGCCTCGCGCACCGCACCGATGTGACCGCGGCCATCTCCGCCTCCCCGGGCTCCACCGTCGTCGCCGGTGACACCGACGCCGTCGAAGCGCTGGCCGCCGTCTTCGAGGCCGAGTCCCTTGTCGTGCGCCGCGTCGCCTCCGACGTCGCCTTCCACAGCCCGCACATGGACCCGCTCCTGGCGGAACTGAGCGCCGCAGCCGACGACTTGACCATCAATGAGCCCCGCATACCCCTCTACAGCACCATGCTGGCCGACCCCCGCGCCGCCACCGCGCGCGACGGCGCCTACTGGGCAGGCAACCTGCGCAACCCCGTCCGCTTCACCCAGGCCGTCACCGCCGCCGCCGAGGACGGCTGGCGCGCCTTCGTGGAGATCTCGGGCCACCCCGTGGTCGCCCACTCCATCGGCGAGATCCTGGACGGCCTCGGCATCGAGGGCGCCGTGGTCGCGCACAGCCTGCGCCGCGACAAGCCCGAACGCGAGACCCTGCTCGCCAATCTCGCCACCCTGCACTGCCACGGCGTACCGCTCGACTGGGCGTCGGCCACCCCCGGCCGCTTCACCGACCTGCCGCACACCGTCTGGCAGCACCGCCGTTACTGGTACGAGCCGGCCGGATCCGTCGGCGGCGGCACCCAGCACGACGTGGAGAGCCATACCCTGCTCGGCGGCCAGACCGCCGTCAACGGCAGCACCCCGGCCCGCCTGTGGGAGACCTATCTGGACGAGTCGTGCCGCCCCTACCCGGGCGACCACCCCGTGCAGGGCGTCGAGATCATCCCGGCCACCGTGCTGCTCAACACCTTCTTCACCGCCGCCGCCGACGGCGGCGAACGCCCGGGCCTGGCCGACGTCACCCTCAAGGTGCCCGTCGCGCTCTCCACCCCGCGCGAGCTCCAGGTGGTCCTCCAGGAAGGTACGGTGCGGCTGGCCTCGCGGATCATCAGCGACGACGCCGACGACAGCGACGCCTCCTGGCTCACCCACACCACCGCCGTCGCCTCACCCGCCACCACCGTCACCGCGAGCACCCTGGACGCCGGCCGACTGCGTACCGACTGCGCCGAAGTCCTCGACAACCGCTTCACCATCGACCGCCTCGCCGGGATCGGCGTCGCCGCCATGGGCTTCCCCTGGGAGGTCAAGGAGATGCGCCGCAGCGCGGGCGAGATCTTCGCGGTCGTCGCCGCCGGACCCGACGGCGCGCCGCCGAGTTCCTGGGCCTCCGTCCTGGACGCGGCGCTCTCCATCGCCTCCGTCGTCTTCCCCGGTGAGCCGGTCCTGCGGATGCCCGCGCACATCCGGGAGGCCGCCGTCGCGGGCGAGTGCCCAGCCGAGGTGCTGCTGCACGTCGCGATCGCCGAGGGCGCCGCCGCCGTCGACACCGTCGACGTCTCCATCGCCGCCACCGACGGCCGTCTCCTGGCCCGCCTGACGGGGCTGCGCTACGGCGTCCTTGACGGCGACCCGGGCGCCACCGCGAGCCCAAGGCGCCTGGTCAGCGAGCTCGCCTGGCGCCCCTTCGAAGTGGCCGCGCGACCCGTCGGCGAGCGCGCCGATGTGACCTCCGCCGTCATCATCGGCGACCGCAAGAGCGCCCTGCGCGTCGGCGAAGCGCTCGCCGCCGCCGGACTGCCCTGGACCGCCTTCGACACCCCCGACGACCTCGCCGGCCGGCCCCTGACCTCCGCCACCGCCGTCCTGGTGGTGCCCGAACAGGCGGAGGCCGCCGACAGCGTCGGCGCCGCCGCCGTGCGCGCCGCCTGGCTGGTCACCCGTACCGCCCAGCTCCTCGCCGCGAACGACGAGCCCCCCGCTCTGTGGTGCCTCACCCGGGGCGTGCGGGAGGCGCTGGCCGCCCAGTGCCTGAGCGACGCCCCGCTGTGGGGGCTCGGCCGGGTCGTCGGCGGGGAACACCCCGACATGTGGGGCGGCACCATCGACCTCGCTGACGAGACCGACCCCGACACGCTCGCCGCCCTCGTCGCCGTGGTGCGCGCCCGGCCCGGCGAGGACCTGCTGTCGGTGCGCGGCGCCGCCGTGGAGGCCGCACGTCTGGTGGCCATCGAGCGCGAGCCGGTGCGGGCCGCACTGGAATGCCGGCCCGACGGCACGTACCTGATCACCGGCGGGCTCGGGGTGCTCGGCCTGGAGATCGCCACCTGGCTCGCGGGCCGCGGCGCGCGGCGCCTGGTCCTGGCCGGGCGGAGCGGACTGCCTCCGCGCTCGGCCTGGGACGAGATGACCGACATGGGCACCCGCCGCCGGATCGAGGCGGTCCGCGCCCTGGAAGGCCTCGGCGTCAGCGTCCGCGTCCTGTCCCTCGACATCACCGACGCCAATGCCGTCGCCGCCGCGCTCGCCCCCGGCGCACTCGACCTGCCGCCGATCCGCGGCGTGGTGCACGCCGCCGGCGTCCTGGACAGCCGGATGGCCGTCAACGTCGACGAGGAGTCACTGGCCCGCGTCATGGGTCCCAAGGTGGCGGGCGCGATGGTCCTGCACGAGCTGTTCGCGCCCGGCACCTTGGACTTCTTCACGCTGTTCTCCTCGTGCGGTCTGCTCCTCGGTCTGCCGGGCCAGGCCAGTTACGCCTCGGGCAACGCCTTCCTCGACGCGCTGGCAGCGCACCGCGCGGCGCTCGGTGACACCGCAACCGTCAGCTACGCCTGGACCTCCTGGCGCGGGCTCGGCATGTCGACGTCCTCACAGCTGATCGACGCCGAACTCGCCGCCCGGGGCACCGCCGACATCTCCGCCGCCGAGGCCTTCCGCAGCTGGGAGTTCGCCTCCCGCTACGACGCCCCGTACTACGCGGTGCTGCGCACCGTCGAGCTCGACCCCGGCGCGGCGCGGCCCGCGCTGCTGGACGAACTGGCCGTCGAGGCCGCCGAGTCCGGCGCCGACCAGGGCGAGGCCGCCTGGGCCGCGCTGGCGCCCGAGGAGCTGCGCGCCCACCTGGTGGACGCGGTACGCGGTCTGGTGGCGGCCGAGATGAAGTGGGCGCCGGACTCCTTCGACGTGCGCAGGCCGCTCATGGAGATGGGCCTGGACTCGGTGATGACCCTCGTCATCCGGCGCCGCCTGGAGAAGCTGTTCCGCCTCGCCCTGCCCGCCACCCTCCTGTGGGACCGCCCCACGGTGAGCGCCATCGGTGACTTCCTCGCCGAGCGGCTGTCCGCCTGAGACCGCGGCCCGGCCCCGTCCGAGGAGGTCGGGGCCGGGCCGCCCCCGCACGGACCCATCCGATCGAGCGAAGGAGGAGCAGATGAAGCGCGCCGGGACCGTCCCGTGGCCCGAGCACGAGGCCGCGCGCTACACCGAGGCCGGATACTGGCGCCGGCGCCCGCTGGGCGACTGGATGTGGAGCTGGAGCGAGCGCTACGGGGCCCGTACGGCCCTGGTGGACGGCGCGCACCGGATCGGCTACCGCCAACTGGCCGCCCACGCCGACGCGTTGGCCGAGCGTCTGCTGGACATCGGCCTCACGGAGGGCGACAACATCCTCGTCCAGCTGCCCAATGGCTGGGAGTTCGTGGCGCTGTTCCTGGCCTGCCAGCGCATCGGCGTCGCGCCGGTCCTGGCCCTGATGCCGCACCGCGAGCACGAACTGGAGTACCTGGCGCACCTCGCCGACGTCGCGGCGATCGCCGTCCCCGACGTGCGCCGGGGCGTGGACCACCAGGCGCTCGCCGCCAAGATCGCCGGAGCCCGGCCGGGGCCGGTGCCCGTGCTGGTCGCCGGCGACCACGTGGCGCCCGGCCACGTCGACCTGCGGGCCGCGCTGGAGATCGAGGGCGACGTCCAGGAGCGCAGGGCACGGCTCGACGAACGCGCCCCGGACGCCGGGGAGGTGGCGCTGTTCCTGCTCTCGGGCGGCACCACGGGACTGCCCAAGATCATCGCCCGGACGCACGACGACTACGAGTACAACTTCCGGCGCAGCGGCGAGATCTGCGGGTTCGACGAGGAGACCGCCTATCTGGCGGTGCTGCCGCTCGCGCACAACTTCCCGCTCGGCTGCCCGGGCGTGCTGGGCACGCTCGCGGTCGGCGGCCGTGCCGTCCTGTCGCCCTCGCCGCACCCCAGGACCGCCTTCGCCGAGATCGCCCGCGAGCGCGTGACCGTCACCTCGGTGGTGCCCGCCGTGGCCCAACGATGGCTGGAACACGCCGCCACGAAGGACCACGACCTCTCCAGCCTCGACCTGCTCCAGGTCGGCGGCTCGGTGCTGCCGGGCGACCTCGCCCGCGACCTCGGGCCCGGCCTTGGCTGCACCCTCCAGCAGGTGTACGGGATGGCCGAGGGCCTGCTCAACTACACCCGGCCCGACGACCCGGAGGCGGTGCGGCGCGCGACGCAGGGCCGGCCCGCCTCCGAGGCGGACGAGCTCCTGGTGGTGGACGCCGATGGCCGGGCCGTCCGGCGCGGCGCCACCGGCGAACTGCTGACCCGGGGCCCCTACACGCCACGCGGCTACTACCGCGCCCCGCAGCACAACCAGCGGGCGTTCACCCCCGAGGGCTGGTACCGCACGGGTGACCTCGTGCGGTGGCACCCCAGCGGCAACCTCGTCGTCGAGGGCCGCCTGAAGGACCTGGTCAACCGGGGCGGCGAGAAGGTCTCCATCGACGAGGTGGAGGATCTGGTGCGAGCGGTACCCGGCGTCGGGGACGCGGCGGCCCTCGCCCTGCCCGACCCGGCGCTCGGTGAGCGCGTCGGGGTGTGCGTGATCGCGGGGGAGGGGCCACGGCCCACCCTGGAGAGCATCCACTCCTTCTTCGCGGCGCGCGGCGTCGCCGCCTTCAAGTGGCCCGAACTCCTGTATCTGGTCGAGGAGTTCCCGCTCACGCCCGTCGGAAAGGTCGACCGTCGCGCCCTGCGCGAGCGGGTCCTGGTCCTGACCCGCGTGAGGGTGCCCGTCCAGCCGTCCGCCGCCACCGGGGCGCCCCGCCCCCGCACCCGGGCCTGACCGAGGCGCGCGGGCCCCGCACGTCCGTTCACGGACCCCGCATCTCCCGGCCGCACGCTTCCCAGAGACAAGGAACAAGCCATGCCGCACACTCCGGCGACCGGCGCGCCACTCGACACCGGATCGCTGCGCCTCAAGGGCGTCGACCATCTCGCACACGTCACCTGGAAACCCGAGGAGACCCTGCACTTCTACCGCGACGTGCTCGGTCTGCCGCTGGTCCACGCCATCACCGCGACGGGCTGGGTCACCGAGGACTTCCCCGACTTCGTGCACTTCTTCTTCGCCCTCGGCAAGGGCAACCACCTGGCGTTCTTCTACTACTTCGGGCTCCTTGAGGAGGAGGAGCCGGGCGACCTCATGCACCGCTCGCGCCACCTCGCGCTGCACGTCGACACCGAACAGGAGCTGACCGCCTGGCGGGTCCGGCTCAAGGAGCACGGCGTACGGGTCACCCCGCCGCTCGCCCACGAGCTCCTGGAATCCCTCTACTTCGACGACCCCAACGGCATCCAGCTGGAGATCACCCGGCCGCTGCGCGCCTTCGCCGACATGGACGCGCGCGACGCCGAGCTGACGCTGCGCGCGCTGTCCGACATCGCGCGTGGCGAGCACCCCACCGTCGAGGACATGTGGCGCCGCAAGGGCGAACTCGCCCGCGATCACGCCGAGCGCGCCGGACGCGCGGCCAAGGAGAAGGTGAGCCCCCGATGACCACGCTGTACGTCCTGGACATCCCCGAATTCGACGATCTCGTACGCGTCGCGCGCGAGGGCGGGTATGGCATCCGCCGCGCCGGCGACTACGTCGAGGTGACCGCGGCCGGCCCCCTGGAGCTGGCCAGGGACGCGGTCGGCGCCCGCCCCGCCATCTGGTTCGCCGCGCTTACCGGCGGCTACAGCGGCCGTCTCGTCCGTCTCGACGAGGACGGACTCCGCCTGGACGAGGACGGACCCCGTCCCGACGAGAGCTGAAGAGCCCCGGTGCGGCCGGACCCACCGCACCGGGCGGCGCGCTACGAGGCGGGGCTGCCCAGCAGTTCGCGCGCGGTGTCGAGGAAGGGACGAAGCCCCGGCGACTCGGGGCCCCGCGCGCGCCAGGAGACCTGCACCTCCGTCTCACGGCGCGCGTTGGTCCACGGGACCGTCTCCACGGCGCCCCGCGCCAGATCGGCGGCGACGGCGATCCGGGGCAGCAGGGCGCAGCCCATGCCTTCGGCCACGCAGCTGCGCAGAGCGCCGATGCTGGTCAGCTCGGCCACCACGGTGGGCCGTGGCCCGCGCACGGAGCCCAGCGTCTCGTCGTACATGCGGCGGTAGCTGCACCCCGGCTCGGTCACCAGGAAGGCGATGTCCGCGAGTTCGGCCGTGCGGACCTCCTTCATCCGGGTCAGCGGGTGACCCGGGGGCGCCACCACGACGACGGACTCCGGGGCCAGCGCCATGCTCTCGAACTCCGGCTCCACGGGCGGCGGTCCGAAGGTGAAGCACAGATCCAGAGTGCCCTCGCGCACCCCGCCCCGGGACTCCGACCGGTTGCCGGGGCGCAGCACCACCCGGACCTTGGGATGGGTCTCGCGGAACCGGGTCAGCAGCGAAGGCAGCCGGTACACGCACAGTGTCTCCGGTGCGCCGATGGTCAGTTCACCCGCCGGGTCCGCGAGACCGGCCACCGCCGCCCTCGCCTCCTCGGCGAGCTGGAGCATCCGCTCGGCGTATTCCACCAGACGATTCCCGGCCGCCGTCAGCCGTATCCGGCGCCCGGAACGGTCGAACAGCGCCACCCCCAAATCCGCTTCGAGTGACTGTATTTGCTCGGTGACACTCGACTGGGCGTAATTCAGTCGCTCGGCCGCCCTCGTGATATTGAGGGTTTCGGCAACGGTGCGGAACGTGTTCAACTGACGGAGCTGCATCTCTCGGCCTCCCCCGGCCCATCGGCGCTTCCGATGGTGCAATCGGAATTTCCCGTTTCTCTTTCGCCCGGGCCCCCGCCAGGCTGTAACAGCCGCAGGTTCACGACTCCGGCCGCGCCCCCCGCGCATTTCCGCATCAGTAATCCAGAAGGGAACAACTATGTCCTCGCAGTCATCGACGGTGACGGCCGCACAAGGAGGGAGCGCTGTGGCGGGCGTCGAGCCCGAGGCCGGGATCCGGCGCAAGGGGCTCCTGCTTCTGGGCCTTTCGCTCGGCTACTTCATGGTGCTGCTCGACACCAGCGTGGTGAACGTGGCACTGCCCGCCATCCGCGATGATATCGGCGGAGGCCTCTCCGGGCTCCAGTGGGTCGTCAACGGGTACACCCTGACCTTCGCCGCGCTGCTGCTCACCATGGGCGCGCTCTCCGACCGCTTCGGCGCCCGCAAGGTCTTCCTCACCGGCACCTGGGCCTTCCTGATCGCCTCCGGGCTCACCGCCGCCTCCCCCAACCTGGGCGTCCTCATCGGCATGCGCGGTGTCCTCGGCATCGCGGGCGCGGCCCTGCTGCCCGCCTCCATGGCCGTCATCGCGACCGCCTACACCGACCCCGCCCAGCGGGCCAGGGCCCTTGGCTCCTGGGCCGCCATCACCGGTGTCGCGCTCGCCGCGGGACCGGTCGTCGGCGGCGTCCTGACCGACACGCTCGGCTGGCGCTTCATCTTCGTCATCAATGTGCCGGTCGCCCTGGTCAGCGTCCTCATCACCCGCGCCCTCGCGCCGCGCTCGCCGCGCAACCCCGAGCGTGCCATCGACCTGCCGGGCCAGCTGCTGGCCGTACTGGCCCTCGCGGGCCTGACGTTCGGCGTCATCCAGAGCGAACCCGAGGGCTGGATGTCCGCGCCCGTGCTCATCGCGCTGGTCATCGGTGTGGCCGCCGCGATCGGCTTCGTCATGGTCGAGCGCCGCGAGCCCGGAGTGCGCGGCCCGATGCTGCCGCTCCAGCTCTTCCGCAAGGCCACCTTCTCGGTCGGCCTGCTCAACGGCCTGCTCGTCAACTTCGGCCTCTCCGGCGTCCTGTTCGTCATGTCGCTCCACTTCCAGCAGGGCCTCGGCTACACCGCCATGGCCGCCGGGCTCGCCTTCCTGCCGCTGACCCTGCCCACCGCGTTCAACCCGGTCTACACCGGCCGCCTGGTCGCCAAGAAGGGTCCGCGCATCCCCTCCATCCTCGGCTTCTCGCTCATGACGCTGGGCGCGCTCATCCAGCTGGCCTTCGTCGGCGGCGACGGCGCCGCCCACTACGCGCTGACCGCCGCCGGCCTGCTCGTCTTCGGGTTCGGCGTCTCCTTCGCCATCCCTTCCCTGGTCACCACGCTGGTCTCCTCGGTGCCCAAGGAACAGGCCGGCATCGCGTCGGGCGCCCTCAACTCGGCCCGCCAGACCGGCGCCGTGGTCGGTGTCGCCGTACTCGGCTCCGTCCTGCAGGCCTCCCCGGGCGACAGCGGGACCAAAACCGCCCTCGCGGTCGCCGCGGCGGCCCTCGCGGCGGGCGCCCTGCTCGCCGTCGGCTACATCGGCCGGCGCACGGCCCAGTGAGCGAGCGGCGGGCGAGCCCGCTCACCGGCGCCGCAGTGCCGCGGCGCGGCGCCGGCGCGGGCTCCCCGCCCGTCCTGCGGGGCGATGCGCACCGCGGCGACGAGACCATCCACCGTGTCCGTGCGGTCATCCGCGTCCACGGGGTCTTCCCCGTGGAGCGCGGCTGGCCGCCGCCCCCGGCGGAGCACCACGCGACGGCGGCCCACCTGGCCGCCGCGCTGCGGGACGGCCGGCGCCTCGTCCTCGCCGTCCCCGGCCCGCACGGCACCAACCAGCGGCCGTACGCCCACCCTGCGGACCCGGGCGAGGGGGCCGCGCACGACACCGGCGCCGCCGCCCGGATCTGGCTCACCGTTCCCGCCTGCTCGGCCCCCGGCCACGCACCGGACTGCCGCTGCGAGCCCGACCTCACGGAGGCGTTCGTGCGTACCGTGCTGCCGGGATGGCTCGTCGCCGCCGCCGACGCCCGGCTGCGGACCGCCGTACGCGCCCACCGCGAGCACTACGCGCCGGTGGACGACCTGTCGGCGGTGGGCGCCCTGACCGGGACCTTCGCCGACCTGCTGCTCGCCGACTGCGTGGTCGCCGCAGCGTCCGGCGCCCTGCGCGAGGGCGCCGCGACCGGGACACTGCCCGCCGTGTGCGGATACCTGGTCCCCCGGCTGCTGCGCGAAGGGGCGGAAGAACTCATTCCGTTGAACGCGCGGCGGGGCGACGGTCATCTGGCCAGGTCCGCCTACGACTTCTCCGCCACCCGCGAGTCCGAGGCGCTGATGGCGGCGGCGGGCCCGGCCGTGGACCGGCCGGCCCGGCTGCTCGCCGAGTTCCTGCCCGGATCATCGGGCCGTGGACTGCGCCTGCTGGGACGGGAGTTCCGCGACTTCTCCGGCCTGCCCGACGGGCACGAACCGGCCGGGGCGGCCCTGAGAGAACTCATCCGTACGCTCAACCGGGAACTGCGGGGCCTGGAAAGGCGCCGCGCCCACCTGGCCCGCCCCACCTCGGCGCGGCCCGACCCGGCGGCCCTCGCGGTCGCCGACCGGCTCGCGCTGCTCACCGCGGCGGCCTGCGGACTCAGCAGGCTGCGGCTCCTCGCCGTGCCACCGGCCGGCGACGCCACCGACCG
Protein-coding regions in this window:
- a CDS encoding FAD-dependent monooxygenase; translated protein: MLDVAVVGGGPGGLFLARLLMLRGIARQVTVHERDAPDATFGFGVVFSDRTMSAFERADPVTHRRIAEAGVAWTDMELRHRGRALRYGGYGFTAVSRKTLLAVLQEQAADAGAELRFEERADALALIDGHDLVVAADGANSATRGALADRFGTRATPGAGKYVWFGTRAPFEVVTFPFVQTAFGAFAAHAYPYGEGLHSFIVETDEATWRAAGLETSTERAAAPGVSDPYAQELMEQVFAEELQGHPLLVNNSKWATFRHITNRAWSHRNLVLLGDAAHTAHFSVGSGTKMAMEDAIGLAAELAARGAGVGGEGSEGVESALARYERRRRPETERTQRWALPSMRWWETFGSRMDRDADRFGFHFLTRTDAIGLAGLRRRHPERIAAAEEAYAHDAPRTETPAPGGHALGAPLNLGGALLRNRLITVAGDRAERQIRLCEGHSVAGSSLVLADWRRPVGAGECDAWRAALERVSLDGGVLGVVLRAFDTAAADRAEAVGFPFVEVVLDPIAHPSPAEAAEHALLERKFLASLPAGSALIAGLHCPATGAYESDALSARALGAAEAGACALHLRAPGGLPLAHVLEHADRIRSATALPVILATDDGWALQTPAARSESRLALLHTALVAGRVDAVSGHPLTGPGR
- a CDS encoding type I polyketide synthase, with protein sequence MNTPIEGPRDIRSGSEPIAVIGMGCRFAGGVDSPESFWRLLSAGTDAITEVPPERWAAYEAASPQNAAALRRTTRNGGFLDDIEGFDAEFFGITPREAELMDPQQRIVLEVSWEALEHAGIAPQSLAGTDTGVFVGVGSDDYGRRMLEDLPRIEAWTGIGAAFCAVANRVSYTLDLRGSSLAVDTACSASLVALHLAVQALREGEVPLALAGGVNIMAGPGLTMVLDAAGAVSPDGRSKSFDAAADGYGRGEGAGVVVLKRLADARRDGDRILAVIKGTAVNQDGRTNGIMAPSSQAQAHLLRRAYRSAGVDPLSVDYVEAHGTGTRAGDPIETTAMAEVFGAGRPVDRPVLIGSVKPNIGHLEAGAGVAGLIKAVLALHHAHIPPQANFHTPNPAIDWEASRLKVVAEPTPWPVTGRPRRAGVSGYGYGGTIGHIVLEQAPEDSGDSGDSGEAGQESDLTPAAEDDVRLFPLSAATEAGARAQAGALADWLETDGASTPLDDVARTLAVHRQHAPSRAVVAARGPAELATRLRALAEEGGEDGVESGSVLAAAARGAVWVFSGHGSQWAGMGRELLAREAAFAKVLDEIDPVFLDEIGFSPRQVLLDGDLTDVDRIQPMIFAMQVALAAVWRERGLAPGAVIGHSVGEIAAAVVCGVLSLADGARLICRRSALLRRVAGKGAMIMVALPFDEVAARLAHRTDVTAAISASPGSTVVAGDTDAVEALAAVFEAESLVVRRVASDVAFHSPHMDPLLAELSAAADDLTINEPRIPLYSTMLADPRAATARDGAYWAGNLRNPVRFTQAVTAAAEDGWRAFVEISGHPVVAHSIGEILDGLGIEGAVVAHSLRRDKPERETLLANLATLHCHGVPLDWASATPGRFTDLPHTVWQHRRYWYEPAGSVGGGTQHDVESHTLLGGQTAVNGSTPARLWETYLDESCRPYPGDHPVQGVEIIPATVLLNTFFTAAADGGERPGLADVTLKVPVALSTPRELQVVLQEGTVRLASRIISDDADDSDASWLTHTTAVASPATTVTASTLDAGRLRTDCAEVLDNRFTIDRLAGIGVAAMGFPWEVKEMRRSAGEIFAVVAAGPDGAPPSSWASVLDAALSIASVVFPGEPVLRMPAHIREAAVAGECPAEVLLHVAIAEGAAAVDTVDVSIAATDGRLLARLTGLRYGVLDGDPGATASPRRLVSELAWRPFEVAARPVGERADVTSAVIIGDRKSALRVGEALAAAGLPWTAFDTPDDLAGRPLTSATAVLVVPEQAEAADSVGAAAVRAAWLVTRTAQLLAANDEPPALWCLTRGVREALAAQCLSDAPLWGLGRVVGGEHPDMWGGTIDLADETDPDTLAALVAVVRARPGEDLLSVRGAAVEAARLVAIEREPVRAALECRPDGTYLITGGLGVLGLEIATWLAGRGARRLVLAGRSGLPPRSAWDEMTDMGTRRRIEAVRALEGLGVSVRVLSLDITDANAVAAALAPGALDLPPIRGVVHAAGVLDSRMAVNVDEESLARVMGPKVAGAMVLHELFAPGTLDFFTLFSSCGLLLGLPGQASYASGNAFLDALAAHRAALGDTATVSYAWTSWRGLGMSTSSQLIDAELAARGTADISAAEAFRSWEFASRYDAPYYAVLRTVELDPGAARPALLDELAVEAAESGADQGEAAWAALAPEELRAHLVDAVRGLVAAEMKWAPDSFDVRRPLMEMGLDSVMTLVIRRRLEKLFRLALPATLLWDRPTVSAIGDFLAERLSA